The genomic DNA AACATCTTCTTTTGTAAGCTGTTGTCTTGTTGAAGATTTGTCAGTCGGGTCGCCAATCATTCCGGTAAAATCGCCAATCAAAAATATAATTTTATGACCTAATTGCTGAAATTGCCTAAGCTTTAACATTGTGATACCGTGTCCGATATGGAGCGTCGGCCCTGTCGGGTCATAACCGGCATATATTATCAGCTTCTTTTTTGATTTTAATAATTTTTCCAAAAATGCAGGCGTCGGATAAACGTTTTCCACCCCGCGGGTTAATAATTCTTTTATTTTATCCATATTTTTCAATTGCACTTCTCCACATGCTCCGCTTAGTCGAAGAATATTATTGTTCGAGCAGAGTCGAGAACTACCTTATTATAAATTTTTTAATTGTGATTTTATATTTTCTATTTCTTCTTCTGCTTTTCTAAGCTTTTCACGTTCACTATCCACTACCGACTTTGGAGCTTTTACAATAAATTCTTTATTTGCCAATTTTTTATTCAAACCTGATAGATACTCTTCTTTTTCGTCCAGCTCTTTTTGAAGTCGCGCCTTTGTTTTTTCTTTATCTTGTTTTTTCGCCAACAATTTTATCCTCGTCCCTGCGTCGGATTTTTTTAAATTTATTTTACTCTTTGATAATCTTTCAATAATTTCTAAATTATCTTTAAATAATTTTTCTGTCTTTGATGCAATTTCAAAATTTACAATTTTTCCGGCTTCAATTTTGTTTTCTGCGCGAAGATTGCGAATTTTGATAATCAGCTCTTTTACTTTTTCAAAATCGCCTATTCCTAATTTTTTTGTTGTTTTAGGCCATTCTGCCACAATCAAATTTCTCTTTCCCAACATATCACTCCAAATAGCTTCTGTCACAAACGGAACAAACGGATGCCACAAAATTAAAAGCTTTTCTAAAATTTCTTTTAAATATTTTCCGCCTTCTACTTTAGAAGCTTCCAAATACCAATCAGCAAAATCGCTCCAAGTAAATTCGCGCAACCTTTCTCCTGCTTGCGAAAATCTAAAATTATCAAAATCTCCCGTTACTTCTGTAACCAAGGTATTAAATTTGGATATTATCCACTTATCTGCAAATCCTTCTTTCCCGCTTTTATTTTTGTTCGTCGTAATAAAACGACTAATATTCCAAATTTTATTTACCAAGTTTCTTGCGCCTTCTACTTTTTCAAAATAGAATCTTTGATCTTGACCCGGAGAAACACCGGCAAGCAAACTAAATCGCAAAGCGTCTGTTCCATATTTTTTTATTACATCCAACGGATCAATATTGTTTCCTGATGATTTTGAAAATTTGTTCCCTTTTTCATCACGCAAAATACCATGTATATAAACATCTTTAAACGGAATTTCTTTGAGCGCATATTCGCTCATCAAAATCATTCTTGCCATCCAAAAAAATAAAATCTCATGCCCCATCTGCATCCAGTCGGTTGGATGAAACTCTTTCAAATCTTCATCCGCCTCTCCATTATTATCAATGCCACGGATAACATAACTGCCAGTCGGTGGATAATCCCCGGGGATTTTTTTCTTAGAAAATTCCGCAATGCCCGACATATACGCAATTGGGTCGCCATGCGAAACGACAATCACAGTTTTTCCAGCATACTTTTTGTTTAAATCTTTCAAAAATGAAGCAGATCTTTTTTCCAAATCTTCCAAGGACTCTATCTTATATCCGTTTTTACCGCCGTTATAAAATTCCGTTCTCGCTTTTGCAAAGCCGTCACCACCCTCTCCCTGAAATTCTCCAACTCCAATTTCTCGGATACGATCATCAAATTCAATCTTAACTCCCAGCTCCTTTGCTATAATTTCGGCAGTTTCTTTAGTGCGCTTGACCGGTGAAGAAAAAATCTTAACCGCTCCGTATTTTTTTATTTCGCCTGTAATTTTCAAGACTTGTTTTATACCTTTTTCCGTCAAACCGTTCCAATCTGTATCACTGTGTTCATCCAGTATCCCCCGCACATTCCCCTCCGCTTGCCCATGCCTGACAAAAATAACTTTCGTAAGCGGCCAGCCAAGTGTTGAAAATGTCCAAAGCCCGGAAGAAAACCATGTATCAAGCGTATCTGGATCTTGCTCCCATCCCTTTCCTGGCGCCTTGTCTCCCACATAAATATCTTGCCACAAAGCGACACCTTTGTTATTCGTCATTTGTAATTCGTCATTCGTAATTTCCTGTTTACGATAATAAACAGGAATCCTATGTCCCCAATAAATCTGACGACTAATGCACCAGTCACGCAAATTATCTATCCACTGAAAATATGTTTTCTCAAATCTTTTTGGTGTAATGCGGACTCCGTTTTTGCCAACCGCTTCTTTCATTATTTCTTTCAATGTTTCATTTCTGCCGGGAATCTTTTTGTTAACAGCTACAAACCATTGTGTTTTTGGCAAAACCTCAACAATGTCGCCAAACCTGTCTGATGTGCCGACACTCTGATCTACTTCTTCTTCTTTAACAAATAATCCCTGTTTCTTTAACTTCTCAATAATTTTCTCTCTCGCTTTCTCAATGCTCAAACCAGTATATTCTTTCTTTGCTTCCAATAATTTTTTTTGCGTCTTCAAATCAACAATAAAATCATTTTCTTGATTTATATTCTCCGGATGTTCTATTGCTATGACACCTTCTTCATTTATGACTCTTCGCAATATTTTTAGTCCATTTCTTACTGCCATCTCATAATCAACCAAAGAATGTGCCGGAGTAACCCCTAATGCGCCGGTTCCAAACTCCATATCTACATTTTTATCGGCGATAATTTTTATTGTTAATGGAACTCCGACAAAATCAATATCAAATGTTTTGCCAATATATTTTTTGTAGCGCGCGTCTTTTGGATTTACTGCAACCGCCGTATCTCCTAATTTTGTTTCCGGCCTGGTGGTTGCAATTGTAATAGGAAATTCGCGAGAATATTTAAAAGTATAAAATTTTGCTTTTCTTTCCACATACACTATCTCGTCATCAGACAAAGTGGATTGTCCCTTAACGCTCCAATTAACCGCCTTAAACCCGCGATAAATCAACCCGTCGTCATACATTTTTTTGAAAACCGCAACAACCGCTTTATTCCTGTCTTCATCAAAAGTATATGCTAAACGCGACCAATCGCAACTAGTCCCCATTTTTCGTATTTGTGATAAAATTATTTTTTTAGAATTTTCCGCGTATTTACGGATTTCCGCCAAAAGCTTTTCGCGTCCCAATTCTTCTCGCGGATGTTTAATTCCACTCTCCATCAAAACTTTTTCAACTTTTGCCTGTGTTGCCACTGCCGAATGATCGGTGCCCGGCAAAAGCAAAACCTTTTTGCCTTGCAATCTTTGATAGCGGGCCATCACGTCCATTAAAGAATTCTCCAATGCATGCCCAAGATGAAGCACGCCAGTTACATTTGGCGGTGGCATCATTATAGAATACGGAGCGCCTTTTAATTTATCGGGATTAAAAAAACCTGATTTATCCCATGCAGAATAAATCTTATCCTCATATTTTTTCGGCTCATACGCCTTTGGAACTTCCTTCATATCAAAAATTTATAGTTCCCGACCTTGTAGAGGGACTACATTATTATATATCTACTTTACCAAAAATCCATTTTCTTGACAAACCGCGCTAAAACAAAAAACTCTCCAAAAAAGAGAGTTAGAAAAAAATACCCTTAATAACCATTGCAATGAGCCAAAGAATGAACAGCGGTAAAACGAGCCATCGTAGCCCATTACAGAATCCAAAGCCGTTATTGTCTGGCAAACTACCTCCAAAAATACTATGAAAGACAAAGCAAAAAGAACTACTCCGGCCCACTGGACCCACGCCCAAGTGATGGTGATTTCCATTCCTCACCTCCTAAAAACATGTTAGCAACTTAGCTTCAGTGTATCAATACTTGACATAAGTATCGCCAGCTGTTAAGCTAAGATATTAAATTATTCATCACATTGGTATTTCTTATTCGTAAGTCGTAATTGATAATTCATAATTATTTTATGCCCCTTAGCCCAAAACAACAAATAATCCATTCCATCAAAAAATCCGAAAATATCCTTATTGCTTTTAAGGATATTAAATATGGGAACGGCTACCCTGCCGGAGCTGATGCTATAGCCTCAGCCCTGGCTCTTCAAAAAATTATTACCAAAAATAATAAAACGGCCGATATTGCTTCATCTAATTTTTCCCTACCCAAAAATCTAGCCTTTCTCCCCTCTGCAGATAAAATAAAAAATAGCATAGTATCCTCAAAAGAATCATCAATTTCTATAAATATCAAAAACTCCGGACTTAAAAATTTTTCATATAAAATAGACGGAGACCTTTTAAATATCTTCTTGAGTCCAAAATTCGGAAACCTAAGTCTAAACAATCTAAAAGTTGATAACGGTTCTTTGCGCTATGACCTGATTATTGTTCTAGACACGCCGGATATAGCGCAATTGGGTGATTTATATATAAATAATAAAACGCTTTTTGATAATGTGCCGATAATTAATATTGATCATCAACCGCAAAATGACGGATTTGGAGAAATAAATATGATAGATATAAAAAGTTCGTCTGTCGCGGAAATCATTTGGAACGTACTGGGAAATAGTAAAAATATGGATGAAGAAATAATTAATTGCCTCTTAGCCGGCATTATTTCCAAAACAAAAAATTTCCGGCGCGCAAATACCGGTACAAAAACCCTTGAAGCAGCAGGAAAAATGATTGAGCTCGGTGCAAACCGACATGAAATTGTTGAAATGATGTACAGAACAAAAGCTATTGAAACATTAAAATTATGGGGGCGAACATTGGCACGCCTAAAACAAAATGAAAATATTATCTGCTCAATACTCACCAGAGACGATTTTATTCATTCTGGAGCTGAAGAAAACGTTCTCCCTGATGTTATCCACGAGCTTATGTCCAATTCTCCTGCCAATGACACAATTGTGATTATTTTTGAAGCTATCGATGGAAAAATAAAAGCTCTGATGTATAGTGAAACTAAAAATATAAAAATAGAGTCTTTGGGTGTAGAACATTTTTCCGGCCAGCTTGCTCATATTGATCTGCCATATAAAAATATAATTGAAGCAGAAAAAATACTTATAGAAGAAATAAAGATAAATATATAATTTGTATTATTAAATATAAATTATGAAAATCCACTATGCGTGGATTTTTTACTTGACAAAATATTATAATGGGTATATACTCATAATATATAATAATTAACCTAAAAACATATGCCTTATCAAGATGGCACAGGGCCTGAAGGAAAAGGTCCTAAAACCGGAAGAGGATTAGGTCGTTGTACAGAGAAGGATCAAACAATTCGTCCATCTATCAATGGATTGGCAAGACAAGGCACCGGTCGCCGTCCACGCAGAAGCTCGGATAGAATAACCGGCCGCGGATTTGGCCGAAAATCCTAAAACAAACACAACACCCAACTTTAAAAAAGTGGGGCGTTGTGTTATTATTTAAAAATAATATGAATATAAAAATTCTAAAATTTTTGTTTATCGGGATTTTATTTTTTACGCTAATTTTAAATCCCCTTGCATTAAAAGCCGAGGAAAAAATACCTGTCTATTTTTTCTATGGAATAGGATGTCCACATTGCGCAAATGTCGCGCCTTTTTTAGAAAAAATAAGTAATAACTATCCACAAATAATAATTTATGGTCTTGAAATTTATCAAAATCAGGAAAATGGTATGGCTCTACTTAGTATGTATAAAAAATACAATGTTCCGCAAAAAGAACAAGGCGTACCTGTTATTTTTTTACCTGATAAATATTTGTCCGGGGATACACCTATTATTAATAATCTGGAAAATGAATTTAAAAGAATTATAAAAACTTATCTGCCTGTTTCAGATAACACGCTTTCATTGAACAATATACCCTCATCTGATAATACGCCCGCAGAAAATAATATACCTACGGTTGAAGCGCCAAAAGACAATGAAACAAAAACACAAATCTCCAATAAACCATCAAAATCACTATCTCTTTTTGCAATAACAATTGCCGCGCTTGCCGACTCAATTAATCCATGCGCGATAGCGGTTTTGGTAATTTTACTTAGCGCCCTAATGCTTATTAATGACAGAAAACGCGCGCTGTACGGAGGGCTTGCTTTTATTGCGTCAATTTACATTTCTTATTTTCTTTTTGGTCTTGGGATATTAAAAGCTATTCAAACCGCCAATATAAATGCTCATATAGTTTATAGAATAGTTGGCGTTTTAGCTATCTTTATCGGCTTAGCAAATCTTAAAGATTTTTTTTGGTATGGCAAAGGATTTGTTATGGAAATCCCTCGCAAATGGCGACCAGTACTTCAGGCGATGCTCAAAAAAATAACGTCTCCCATCGGAGCTTTTTTAATCGGTTTTGTAGTAACACTTTTTGAGCTTCCTTGCACCGGAGGTCCGTATTTTTTTGTCCTCGGTCTTTTATCTCAACAAGAATCTCTTAGTATCATAATCCCTGATTTGCTTTATTATAATATTTTCTTTATACTTCCTTTATTAATACTTGCTTTTATAATTTATTTTGGATATTCAAATACAGAAAAAGCCAAGGAATGGAAAGAAAAAAATATCCGAGCATTGCATCTTATTACAGGACTGATAATGCTCGGGCTGGGAATTTGGGTATTCTTTTATTAAAAAAATATGAAAAAAATACTTTTAATAATTTTGCTCCTTACTTTTTTAATGCCGATTGTTTCAAACGCGCAAACTTCTGATAATATCCTTGAAGCCAAGGTTTTAAAAATTATACAAGAAAGAGAGTATATTTCAGAAGATGGCTCAAAAATAATTCAACAAGATATACAAATGGAAGGATTAGATGGTGTGTGGAAAGATAAAAAAATTATTTTTTACGGAATATCCGATTTAGAAGTAGTAAATACAAATATATATAAAAAAGGAGACAATGTTTTGGTAAGCTACGTGCAAGATGGGGAAGGAAACGACGTATTTTATATTTTGGACTATATCCGCAGAAGCAACCTTTATCTATTGGCTTTTATTTTTGCGTTAATCATTGTTTTTATTGGAAAGTGGAAAGGGCTAAAATCCTTGCTAAGTTTATGTATAAGTTTTTTAATAATAATAAAATTTATTGTTCCACAAATTTTAGCCGGCCACAATCCGCTTTTGATAGCAATAATCGGTTCATTTTTAATATTGCTTATTATTATTTATCTTACTGAAGGATGGAATGCAAAATCTCATCTTTCTGTTTTAAGCATTCTGATATCTCTTGTTATCACTGGCGAGCTTGCCACGCTATTTACTTTTATGGCGCGCCTTACCGGAACTGCCGGAGAAGACATAATGTATTTAATAGGCATTGGCAAAAACGCGATAGATTTTAAAGGATTGCTTTTAGCCGGAATATTAATCGGCACACTGGGTGTTTTAGACGATATGGTGTTAAGCCAAATAGAAGCCGTCCGTCAGATAAAAGACGCAAACCCATTGCTTGATAAAAAGGAAATTATAAAAAAAGCATACGGGATTGGCAGAAGCCACTTAGGCGCCATTATAAATACATTATTTTTGGCATATGCCGCAGTATCTCTGCCATTTCTAATACTTTTTTCGGCAAAATCCACAATGACAGCTATGCAAGTAATAAATAACGAAATGATTGCCACAGAG from Parcubacteria group bacterium CG10_big_fil_rev_8_21_14_0_10_36_14 includes the following:
- a CDS encoding YibE/F; the protein is MKKILLIILLLTFLMPIVSNAQTSDNILEAKVLKIIQEREYISEDGSKIIQQDIQMEGLDGVWKDKKIIFYGISDLEVVNTNIYKKGDNVLVSYVQDGEGNDVFYILDYIRRSNLYLLAFIFALIIVFIGKWKGLKSLLSLCISFLIIIKFIVPQILAGHNPLLIAIIGSFLILLIIIYLTEGWNAKSHLSVLSILISLVITGELATLFTFMARLTGTAGEDIMYLIGIGKNAIDFKGLLLAGILIGTLGVLDDMVLSQIEAVRQIKDANPLLDKKEIIKKAYGIGRSHLGAIINTLFLAYAAVSLPFLILFSAKSTMTAMQVINNEMIATEIIRTLVGSIGIALALPISTIIATYYYAKTKKK